The following is a genomic window from Adhaeribacter radiodurans.
TAAATTGCTTTACTATTTCATTTACTTTTTTCTTGAATAAGGTTTGGTCTTTAGGTGCCCACCAGTTTTTTAAATTCCCTTGCGCGTCAAACTGGCTGCCTTGATCGTCGAAGCCATGGGTAAGTTCGTGGCCAATAGTAGAAGCGCCGGCATAACCGTAAATAATGGCATCATCGGAATCTTCGTCGCGTATACCCGGAATGGCAAATATGGCGGCGGGTAATACAATTTCGTTGTTGCTGGGATTATAGTAAGCATTGTAGGTTTGCGGGGTCATGCTCCACTCATTCCGGTCTACAGGTTTGCCCAGTTTATTTAAATGGTAACGATACCACCATTCGTTGGCCCGCATAACGTTTTGCACGTACGAAGACCGATCTATTTTTAAATCCGAGAAATCTTTCCATTTATTTGGGTAGCCCACCTTTTTAGTAATTTTATTTAGCTTAGCCAAGGCTTTTTCTTTCGTGGGCGGGGTCATCCAATCTAGTTGTTGAATGTGTTCGCGGAAAGCGGCCACTACGTTATCCACCATGGTTTCGTAACGCTTTTTAGTGGCCGGCGAAAAATAATCGGCTACGAACAATTTGCCTAATACTTCACCCATGGCGTTTTCTTCTTCGTCGAGCACTCGTTTCCAACGCGCCCGCTGTAGTTTACGCCCTTGCATTACGTTACCGTAAAACCGGAAATGTTCATCGTCAAAGGCTTTCGGTAATTGTTCGGCGAAAGCGTGTACCAGTTGCCATTGTAAATAAGCTTGCCAATCGGGGAGAGGCGTAGTTTTCAATAATTGACCTACCGTACGGTAAAACTCGGGCTGCCCTACAATTATACTATCCAGTTTTTGAACTTGCATTTGGCTCAACCAGTTTTGCCAGTCAATACCCGGGGTGAGTTTATTTACCTCCGTTACCGCCATTTTATGATAATTGGCGTACGGATCGCGTAGATCTTCCAGTTTGCGGGAAGCTTTGGCGAGAGCTGTTTCCAGGCGCAGGACGCGCTCGCTGTTTTTTTTAGCCGTGCCTTCGTTTTGGCCTAAAAGGGTAAACATTTTAGTTAAATGCTTGCCGTATTCCCGCCGGATATTTTGCGTGCGGTTGTCTTTATTAAAATAATAATCACGGTTAGGTAATCCCAAGCCCGATTGATAAAGGTAAAGCGCCATTTGCTCGCTATTTTTGGCGTCTTGTTCCACAAAAGGACCAATAAGAGCATTTACTCCTATTGTTTGAAGACGGGCTACAACAGTAGGTATTTCGGCGTTTGATTTTAAAGCAGCAATACGATCCAGCTCCGGTTTTAAAGGTGTTATTCCTTGGTTTTCAATGGTTACCGTATCCAGGCCGGAATGGTAAAAATCACCAATTTTCTGTTCGTTACTGCCTGGGTTTCCTTCGCTGAAAGAGGCCGTTTCACTGATTCTTCGTAAGCGGGCGTAAATTTCGTTTTGTACTTCTTTGCCGATACTCCAGTTACTTTCCGATGCCGGAATAGGGTGTTTTTTAAGCCAGGTGCCGTTAGCATACTGAAAAAAGTCGTTGCCAGGGGCTACGGTAGTATCGAGGTAGCTGCTGATTAAGTCCGGCGTTTGGGTCTTCTCTTTTTCTTTTTTCTGACAAGCACTCAATAACCAAGCGCCCGATAAGAACATGAAAAAGCACAATGAATTAAAGTTTTTCATATAGGTTAGTAATGATCGTAGGACGAACGGGAAATAACTAAATTAAGGATATAGTAAATATTTTTTGCGGAGTTGCTTATACTGGCTTAAACCTGGCTCCCAACTCTTCCGGATTTCCGCTTCCGACAAACCCGCTATTATTTGTTTACGCAGTTTGGAAGTACCGGCTAGTTTATCAAAATTACCCATTTGCTTGCTTTGGGTATAATCAAAAAACTTTTCCTTGTCGGGGTAGGCTTTATATAATTCCATCAGCCATTTTAAATTAACCTGTTTCGTTTTCCGGAGCTGATTGGTGTCGTAATTTCTTAAATCCAGGCCATAGCAATCGGTATTATGATGCAGGGGCGTTTCGGACATTCCCGGAATACTAACCGGCCGAAATGAGAACGGATACTTGCCTTTTAGAGCCGGGGCACCCAATACAGTAAAAGGCATTTGCGTGCCCCGTCCCTGACTAATAATAGTACCCTCAAACAAACATAAAGTAGGATAGAGCAGTATAGATTGCGCAGTGTTTAAGTTAGGCGACGGTTTAACCGGTAATTCGTAGGGCGTATCGTGGGTGTAATTAGCTACTTTTATAATTTTAAGTTTGCATTTTACTTTATTAGCTAAATAGCCTTCACCGTTTAAGTATTGCGCAAACTCACCCATGGTCAAACCGTGGGTAATGGGTGTCCGGTGCCGGCCAACGCCCGAGCGAAGCGAATCTTCCAAAATAGGGCCATCCACAAAGTACCCGTTGGGGTTAGGTCGGTCCAGAATTACTAATTCTTTGTTGTTTTCGGCACAAGCCTCCATTACGTGTTCCAGGGTGTTAATAATGGTGTAGAAGCGGCACCCCACATCCTGAATATCGAATACCATTACATCCACATCGGCCAGGTGTTCTTTAGTAGGTTTGGCCGTTTTACCGTATAAGGAAATAATTTTAAGTCCGGTTTTCGCATCTACTTCGTCCTGTACTTTGGCTCCGTTGCTGGCATTACCCCGGAAGCCATGTTCCGGTCCAAAAACTTTCTGAATTTTAACGCCCAAGGCCAGTAAACTATCCGCCGAAGCTTGCTTACCAATTACAGACGTAGGATTGGCTACCAGGCCAACGCGTTTACCCCGCAAATACGGAATATACTTTTCGGTTTGATCAGCTCCTGTAATAGGTTGGGCCGCTATTTTTTCCGGGTTAGGTTTTTTAGTAGTGGAGTCTGGACGGCAGGCAATAATATAAGTAGAGATTAAAAAAACAGACAAAAACAAACCAGCAATAAATAAGTTTTTAATGTTCATTTCAGAATAAAATAGGAGGTTGTTAGAGCTTTGGGTATTAAAAGGTAATATAACGAAGGTATATAAAATATTAGCTTTTCCGATTTAATTTGTGCCTTACTTTTAACCGGGAGAGATTTAGCGGTGCTGATGAAATAATTCACGAAATCCGTTCTTACCTTGTAAAAAATTAAAAATGGAGGTGAGTGAAAGTTCTATTTTCTTCACCAAATTGATTATACAAAAACGCAAAAAAGGACACCTTTATTTAAAAGTAAGAACACGTTTGTTTTTAAATTTAGGTAGCTTGTGTTCCGTTACTTGCCGGATGTAAAACGTAACCATTAAAATGCATTTTCTAAAAAATGATAAATAACACTAAAATACCATTAGCCGAACGAATGCGTCCGCATTCGCTGGATCAGTTTGCCGGTCAGCAGCATTTGGTAGGCCCGAACGGAGTTTTGCGGCGCTACCTGGAGTCGGGGATGATTCCGTCCATGATCTTGTGGGGGCCGCCCGGCGTAGGCAAAACCACTCTGGCTAATATTATTGCTACCCAATTAAAACAGCCTTTTGTTGCTTTAAGCGCCATTAATTCAGGCGTGAAAGATATTCGGGAGGTAATTGATCAGGCAAAAAAGCGTCCGGGTACGGTTTTGTTTATCGACGAAATTCATCGGTTTAATAAATCGCAGCAAGATGCCTTATTGGGCGCCGTTGAAAAAGGTATAATTACTTTAATAGGTGCTACCACCGAAAATCCTTCGTTCGAAGTTATTTCTGCTTTACTATCCCGGGCGCAGGTATATATTTTAAAATCCTTGGGTAAGGACGAGTTGATCGATTTAGTAAATAAAGCCATTCGCGACGACGAGTACCTGCAAAAAAAGAATATAAAAGTAGAGCAGTACGATGCCTTGTTAACCATTTCGGGTGGCGATGCCCGTAAGTTGCTCAATTTGCTGGATATTGTAGTAGAAGCCTCACCCGGCAACGAGGTAGTTATTACCGACGAAAAAGTAAAAGAAATTGCGCAGCAAAACATTGTGCTGTACGATAAATCCGGCGAGAACCATTACGATATTATTTCGGCATTTATTAAATCCATGCGTGGCTCCGATCCTAACGCGGCGTTGTACTGGCTGGCCCGCATGATTGAAGGAGGCGAAGATCCCAAGTTTATAGCCCGGAGCATGCTTATTCTGGCCTCCGAAGATATTGGCAACGCGAACCCCAATGCCTTGTTAATGGCGAACGCTTGCTTTCAGTCGGTAAATGTTATTGGTTATCCCGAGAGCAGTATAATTCTGTCGCAAACGGCTGTTTTTCTGGCTACTTCCCCTAAAAGTAATTCCACCTATCTGGCTATTTGGGCGGCGCAGGAACACGTCCGGAAGAACGGGGCTTTACCGGTGCCACTGCATTTGCGTAACGCACCCACCAAACTCATGAAAGATATTGGGTACGGCGAAAGTTACAAATATGCGCACGATTATGCCCATAACTTTGTGCCACAAGAGTTTTTACCCGAAGAAATAAAAGGTAAGGTGTTTTACGAACCCGGCAATAATCCCCGCGAAAACGAAACCCGCAAAATCCTGCATAATATGTGGGGCGATAAATACAACTATTAAAAGTTTAAAATCCTTTAAACCAGTTAGAACAGCTATTATTTACGGGTAATATTATCTTTTTACTTAAACTATTAGTAGCTTGAACCGGTATTGCTATCGGTAGAAATACCGGTTTTTAAATGTAAGGTATATGGCACAGTTTTTTAAATTTACACTCGCCACAATTGTTGGCTTATTTTTATTCTTCCTCCTATCATTTTTAATATTAATTGGTATTGTTGCTTCTACCGCCTCTTCCGAAGAGGTTGTTATTAATAAAAATTCTGTTTTAGAATTAAAGCTGGACCAACCCATTAACGAACGCCAGCCTAAAGATCCTTTTGATGAATTAGGAATTCCGTTTGGAGTAGGGTCAAGTGGGTATGGCCTCGACGAAATAAAAGCTTCTATCCGGAAAGCAAAAAAGGACGATAAAATTAAAGGCATTTTCCTGAACGTGGAAATGGTTGATGCCGGCATGGCAACGCTCGAAGAAATCCGGAAAGAGCTGATTGATTTTAAACAGTCGAAAAAGTTTATTGTAGCTTATAATGATATCTGCTCCGAAAAAGCTTACTACTTAATTTCAGTGGCAGATAAAATGTACATCAATCCGCAGGGTGCCTTTGAATTAAACGGTTTAAGCGCCGAAACCATGTTCTTTAAAGGCATGCTCGAAAAGCTGAACATCGACGTAAATATTTTTAAAGTAGGGGAATTTAAAAGTGCTGTAGAGCCCTTGTTCCTAGATAAAATGAGCGAGCCCAATCGCTTGCAGGTAACTTCCTTTTTAAATTCCCTGAATGATTATTATTTACAAAACGTAGCCAAATCGCGGAATAAGACTGTTGCCGATTTAAAACTTATTTCCGATTCCATGTTGGTGCATAGCCCGGAAGATGCACTTAAATACGGGTTAGTTACCAACGTAGGTTATTACGACGAAGCTTTGGATTACATCAAAAAGCGGTCAGGCTTAAGCGAAAATGCAAAAATGACATTAGTAACTTTAAAGAAATACCGCAAAGTAGCCGGAACTTCCGATTCAGAATACTCTAAAAACCGCATTGCCGTAATTTACGCTTCCGGCGATATTGTAAACGGCGAAGGTGACGACGAATCTATTGGCGGAACCAAGTTTGCCAATGAAATTAGAAAAGCCCGAAAAGATAAAGCCATTAAGGCCATTGTTTTACGCGTGAATTCCCCGGGTGGTAGCGCAATGGCTTCGGATGTTATCTGGCGCGAAGTAATGCTGGCGCGCAAAGAAAAACCGGTTATTGCTTCCATGTCCGACTACGCGGCTTCTGGTGGGTATTACATTGCCATGGCGTGCGATACCATTGTGGCGCACCCAAATACCATCACGGGTAGCATTGGGGTTTTTGGTATTATTCCAAATTTTCAGGGTTTCTTAAACGATAAGTTGGGCATTACCCTGGACCGCGTTAAAACCGGTAAGTTCTCCGATTTGCCCACCGTTACGCGCCGGATGACTGATTTTGAAAAACGAATTGTGCAGCGCGAAGTAGAAAAGATTTACACCGACTTTACCACCAAAGCCGCCAAAGGCCGCGACATGACGCTGGCCGAATTGCAGAAAATTGCTTCCGGCCGGGTTTGGTCGGGAGTAGAAGCAAAGGAACGAGGCTTGGTAGACGTATTGGGCGGTTTGGAAGATGCCGTAAAAATTGCTGCTACCCGAGCTAAATTAGGTACTAATTACCGCGTGAAAAATTTGCCTGCCCAAAGGTCTTTCCTGGAGGAATGGATGGGCGACGTGAACAAAGAAGTAAAAATCCGCAGCTTACGCGCCGAACTCGGCGAAATGTACCCATATTTTGAACAACTCCAAAAAGTTTCGCGCCTGCAAGGCATTCAGGCCCGTTTACCTTTTGAGCTAAAAGTGCAATAGGCGCCAATAAAATAATTTATTGTTCCTGTACTATCAGCAACAATAAAGTTGGAACAATCAACCTCTAACTTGTAATCGGCAACCTGTAAATTTTCAATCTAAAACCTGCAACTTATTAACTTAAAAACTTTCCAAACTTTCCACCATTAAATCAAACTATGCAGCAACTCCAGGACGCTACCGATTACTTGATTCAGCAAACCAATAGTTTTGCGCCGGTTTACGGAATAATTTTAGGTACCGGATTGGGAGCCTTAGTTAACGATATTGATATTCAATACAGCATTCCGTACGACGAAATTCCGCATTTCCCGGTCTCGACCGTTGAGAGTCATTCGGGTAAATTAATTTTTGGCCAACTTGCCGACCGTGCAGTAGTAGTTATGCAAGGGCGTTTCCATTACTACGAAGGCTATAGTATGGAGCAAGTGGTATTTCCGATTCGGGTAATGAAAATGTTGGGAATTCAAAAGTTGTTTGTTTCCAATGCTGCCGGTGGCCTCAACCCGGATTTTAATACCAGCGATTTAATGGTAATAACCGATCATATCAATCTGCAACCCACCAATCCACTTATCGGGACGAACAAAGATGCCTTAGGGCCCCGTTTTCCGGACATGAGTGAAGTGTATGATGCCGCTATGATTCAACAAGCCAGGCAAATTGCAATAGTTAACGGATTGCCCGTAAAAACCGGAGTGTACGTGAGCGTTCCCGGTCCCATGCTCGAGACCAAAGCCGAATATCGTTATTTAAGTTTAATTGGAGCCGATGCAGTAGGAATGTCCACGGTACCGGAAATAATTGCTGCCCGCCACATGGAATTGCCGTGTTTTGCTGTTTCGGTAATTACGGATATGTGTGTGCCCGGACGAATTAAAAAAGTAATTTTATTAGATATTTTGGAAGCTGCTGCACAAGCAGAACCTAGTATGACTTTCCTGATAAAAGAATTAATAAAAATGCAGGGACCACCCGTAGAAAAAGAGATGTAATGGGTTAATTAACCTGGTGTAAACAAAAAAGCGGAGCTCTTCCGCTTTTTTGTTTATAATTTATTCCTTATTAAGGCTTACAATTGAACTGCCAATTAAGTTATATTGTATTAAATAATATAGAATAAACGTCACTTTAATTAAATTACAATCACTAAAAGGAAAATTATGCTACAGTTTCTTCGGGAAAGTACAAGACCGTTGAAAATTTTAAAAAAATTCAAAAAGCGTACCTTTAAAAAATGATTTATCTAATTTTTAGTAAATTTGCTAACTGATTTTGCAAATTGTTTAGAAAATTTCTGAAAAATATTCGACTTTTTAGCCTTTTTATTCAAAGTAAATTATTTTAAAATTTTTCTTTCAGTATATTTATTGTTAGTTTAAGGTTCCAATAACGTAAATGTACTGTTCAGGTAACTTCACTCAGATATTAGGCCTATTCTATATAGCCAAAAAATTCGCCTTATTAGTAACTATAAGGGAACCAAGGATTAACGAAAGATTTTATACTAGAAACAGATTAGTTACTGCAAGATATTTAAATTTGGTATTTCATGTCTGATCAAAATCACACCGGTTTGTACGATCCCGAGTTCGAGCATGACTCGTGCGGTATCGGCTTTGTGGCTCATTTAAAAGGAAGAAAATCGCACGATATTGTGGAAGAGGCCCTGCACATGCTAGCCCGCATGGAGCACCGTGGCGCTTGCGGTTGCGAAAAAAATACGGGCGATGGCGCCGGTATTTTAATTCAGATTCCGCATGAGTTTTTCGTAGATGAATGTGTAAAGTTGGGAATAAAGTTGCCGCCTTTTGGCCAGTACGGCGTGGGTTTGGTATTTTTCCCGAAAGATGAACGCTTGCGCGAAGAATGCCGGGCCATTATTAATCGCAATATTGAGCGGTTGGGTATGCAGTTGCTTGGTTACCGCCAGGTACCTACTTACAATGGGGAGATTGGCCCGAGTGCTTTAGCGGTAGAGCCGGAAATGGAGCACGTTTTTATTAAACGCCCGGATCACGTAACTACGCCCGAAGACTTCGAACGCAAATTATTTATTCTGCGCAATTACACCACGCGTTTGGTTCGCGAATCGGTGCAAATGCCCGATGTAAATAATGCGTTCCATATAGCATGTTTATCTTATAAAACGATTGCCTACAAAGGCCAGTTTACTACTTCGCAGGTGCGGTCGTATTTCCCGGATTTGCATCATAAAAACGTATGTACTGCTCTGGCAGTAGTGCATTCCCGTTTCTCTACCAATACGTTCCCGGCTTTCCGGTTGGCTCAACCATTCCGTTATATTGCGCATAACGGTGAGATTAATACCGTAAAAGGTAATATTAATTGGATGGGAGCGAATGAGGCAGTTCTTTCGTCGAAATATTTTACCCGCGAAGAACTGGATATGATACTGCCTATTTGCGATCCAACGCAGTCCGACTCGGCTAATTTAGATAACGTAGTAGAATTATTAGTGCTGTCTGGCCGTTCGCTGCCGCATGTAATGATGATGCTTATTCCGGAAGCCTGGGATGGCAACAAAGACATGGACGAGGACAAACGTGCTTTCTATGAATACCATGCCGCCTTAATGGAACCATGGGATGGTCCGGCTTCTATTTCTTTCACCGATGGTAAAATTGTAGGTGCTACTTTAGACCGTAATGGTTTGCGTCCGTCGCGTTATTTAGTAACCAACGACGATAAAATAATCATGGCTTCGGAAGCGGGTGTACTGGAAGTAGACCCGGCGAAAGTAGTTAAAAAAGGTCGGTTGCAGCCCGGTAAAATGTTCATCGCCGACTTGGAACAAGGTCGTATTATTTCCGACGAAGAACTAAAACGCGATATCTGCACCCGCCAGCCGTACAAAGAATGGCTGAAAAATAAAATGAAAATTAAGGATTTGCCGGAGCCGCTGGGTGCTTTTCACCAGCCTGGCCAGCAAGCCTTATTAAAACGCCAGCAGGCTTTTGGGTATACTTCCGAAGATTTGCAAACCATTATTGGCGAAATGGCCGAAACGGGCAAAGAACCGCTCGGCTCTATGGGTACTGATGCTCCTTTGGCAATTTTATCTGATCAAAGCCAGCATTTATCCAGTTATTTTAAGCAGTTATTTGCCCAGGTAACTAACCCCCCAATCGACCCCATCCGGGAACGAATGGTAATGTCGTTGGTATCGTACGTGGGTGGTGGATTAAACTTGTTGGACGAGAGCCCTTTGCATTGCCGTCAGGTAGAATTGCATACGCCCGTATTAACGAATAACGAACTAGAAAAACTTCGTTTTCTGGATCAATCGTACTTCCAGACCAAAACGATTTATACTTATTTTAAAGCCGACGGTCAGGCAGATTCGCTGGAACGAGCTTTGAAACGGATTTGCCAGTACGCGGCCGATGCCGTAGAAGATGGTTTTTCCATTATTCTGTTATCGGATCGTAGCCTGGATAGTAGCCATGCCCCGATTCCAACTTTATTGGCTACTTCAGCTGTGCATCACCATTTAATGCGCAAAGGTTTACGCGGTAAGGTTGGTATTGTAGTAGAAGCTGGTGATGCCTGGGAGGTACATCATTTCGCCACCCTTATTAGCTACGGTGCTTCGGCGGTGAACCCGTATTTAGCTTTTGAAACTATTATTCAAATGCGGGCGAATGGTTTAATTAAATCAGATTTGACCCAGGATAAAATGTTCTACAACTACATCAAAGCTATTAGTGATGGGTTGCTGAAGG
Proteins encoded in this region:
- a CDS encoding M13 family metallopeptidase, whose translation is MKNFNSLCFFMFLSGAWLLSACQKKEKEKTQTPDLISSYLDTTVAPGNDFFQYANGTWLKKHPIPASESNWSIGKEVQNEIYARLRRISETASFSEGNPGSNEQKIGDFYHSGLDTVTIENQGITPLKPELDRIAALKSNAEIPTVVARLQTIGVNALIGPFVEQDAKNSEQMALYLYQSGLGLPNRDYYFNKDNRTQNIRREYGKHLTKMFTLLGQNEGTAKKNSERVLRLETALAKASRKLEDLRDPYANYHKMAVTEVNKLTPGIDWQNWLSQMQVQKLDSIIVGQPEFYRTVGQLLKTTPLPDWQAYLQWQLVHAFAEQLPKAFDDEHFRFYGNVMQGRKLQRARWKRVLDEEENAMGEVLGKLFVADYFSPATKKRYETMVDNVVAAFREHIQQLDWMTPPTKEKALAKLNKITKKVGYPNKWKDFSDLKIDRSSYVQNVMRANEWWYRYHLNKLGKPVDRNEWSMTPQTYNAYYNPSNNEIVLPAAIFAIPGIRDEDSDDAIIYGYAGASTIGHELTHGFDDQGSQFDAQGNLKNWWAPKDQTLFKKKVNEIVKQFNDYVVLDSLHVNGKATAGENIADLGGIVIALDAFKKTEQYKKDEKIGGLTPIQRYFLGYALGWQGHQRDERLAQQILTDVHSPAKLRVNGPMSDVPEFYQAFNVKPGQKLYRPDSLRVKIW
- a CDS encoding exo-beta-N-acetylmuramidase NamZ family protein — protein: MNIKNLFIAGLFLSVFLISTYIIACRPDSTTKKPNPEKIAAQPITGADQTEKYIPYLRGKRVGLVANPTSVIGKQASADSLLALGVKIQKVFGPEHGFRGNASNGAKVQDEVDAKTGLKIISLYGKTAKPTKEHLADVDVMVFDIQDVGCRFYTIINTLEHVMEACAENNKELVILDRPNPNGYFVDGPILEDSLRSGVGRHRTPITHGLTMGEFAQYLNGEGYLANKVKCKLKIIKVANYTHDTPYELPVKPSPNLNTAQSILLYPTLCLFEGTIISQGRGTQMPFTVLGAPALKGKYPFSFRPVSIPGMSETPLHHNTDCYGLDLRNYDTNQLRKTKQVNLKWLMELYKAYPDKEKFFDYTQSKQMGNFDKLAGTSKLRKQIIAGLSEAEIRKSWEPGLSQYKQLRKKYLLYP
- a CDS encoding replication-associated recombination protein A, with the translated sequence MINNTKIPLAERMRPHSLDQFAGQQHLVGPNGVLRRYLESGMIPSMILWGPPGVGKTTLANIIATQLKQPFVALSAINSGVKDIREVIDQAKKRPGTVLFIDEIHRFNKSQQDALLGAVEKGIITLIGATTENPSFEVISALLSRAQVYILKSLGKDELIDLVNKAIRDDEYLQKKNIKVEQYDALLTISGGDARKLLNLLDIVVEASPGNEVVITDEKVKEIAQQNIVLYDKSGENHYDIISAFIKSMRGSDPNAALYWLARMIEGGEDPKFIARSMLILASEDIGNANPNALLMANACFQSVNVIGYPESSIILSQTAVFLATSPKSNSTYLAIWAAQEHVRKNGALPVPLHLRNAPTKLMKDIGYGESYKYAHDYAHNFVPQEFLPEEIKGKVFYEPGNNPRENETRKILHNMWGDKYNY
- the sppA gene encoding signal peptide peptidase SppA, producing the protein MAQFFKFTLATIVGLFLFFLLSFLILIGIVASTASSEEVVINKNSVLELKLDQPINERQPKDPFDELGIPFGVGSSGYGLDEIKASIRKAKKDDKIKGIFLNVEMVDAGMATLEEIRKELIDFKQSKKFIVAYNDICSEKAYYLISVADKMYINPQGAFELNGLSAETMFFKGMLEKLNIDVNIFKVGEFKSAVEPLFLDKMSEPNRLQVTSFLNSLNDYYLQNVAKSRNKTVADLKLISDSMLVHSPEDALKYGLVTNVGYYDEALDYIKKRSGLSENAKMTLVTLKKYRKVAGTSDSEYSKNRIAVIYASGDIVNGEGDDESIGGTKFANEIRKARKDKAIKAIVLRVNSPGGSAMASDVIWREVMLARKEKPVIASMSDYAASGGYYIAMACDTIVAHPNTITGSIGVFGIIPNFQGFLNDKLGITLDRVKTGKFSDLPTVTRRMTDFEKRIVQREVEKIYTDFTTKAAKGRDMTLAELQKIASGRVWSGVEAKERGLVDVLGGLEDAVKIAATRAKLGTNYRVKNLPAQRSFLEEWMGDVNKEVKIRSLRAELGEMYPYFEQLQKVSRLQGIQARLPFELKVQ
- a CDS encoding purine-nucleoside phosphorylase, encoding MQQLQDATDYLIQQTNSFAPVYGIILGTGLGALVNDIDIQYSIPYDEIPHFPVSTVESHSGKLIFGQLADRAVVVMQGRFHYYEGYSMEQVVFPIRVMKMLGIQKLFVSNAAGGLNPDFNTSDLMVITDHINLQPTNPLIGTNKDALGPRFPDMSEVYDAAMIQQARQIAIVNGLPVKTGVYVSVPGPMLETKAEYRYLSLIGADAVGMSTVPEIIAARHMELPCFAVSVITDMCVPGRIKKVILLDILEAAAQAEPSMTFLIKELIKMQGPPVEKEM